The genomic segment GATGGCCCAGAGCAATCGCGCCGCCATTGACATTTGTCTTGCCCGCGTCGAACGCCATTTCCTTCATCACGCAGCAGGCCTGCGCCGCGAACGCTTCGTTGGATTCGATTAAATCCAGATCCTCCACGCCCCACCCCGCCTTTTCGAGCGCTTTTCGGGAGGCCGGAACCGGCCCTGTGCCCATCACGGCCGGGTCGACGCCGGCCGTTGCCCAGGACGCAATGCCGGCAAGAGGTTTCAGTCCCCTTTTCTTCGCTTCGCTGGCCCGCATCAAAAGAACCACGGCTGCGCCGTCATTGATGCCGGAGGCATTCGCCGCCGTGACGGTGCCGTCTTTTTTGAAAACGGGTTTTAATTTGGACAGGCTTTCTGCCGTGACCCCGGCGCGTGGAAATTCATCCTTGTCTACAAGAACTTCTTCCTTCCTGACCTGAACAGGAACAGGCACTATTTCCGCAGCAAAACGCCCGCCCTCGATCGCGGCCTGCGCCTTTTGCTGCGAGTGCGCCGCGAACGCATCCTGATCCTCGCGGCTGATGCCGTATTGCTGCGCGATATTCTCTGCCGTCAGCCCCATATGGTAGTCGTTGAAAATATCCCACAGCCCGTCCTGGATCATCGTGTCGCGCATCTCGCCGCTTCCCATTTTCAGGCCCTCGCGCAAATGCATACAATGGGGTGACGCGCTCATGTTTTCCTGGCCGCCGCACAGCATGATGTTTGAATCCCCGTTCAAAATCGCCTGCGCGCCCAGCGCCACGCTCCGCAGACCCGAGCCGCAAACCTGATTGATCGTAAAGGCCGTTTTGCTCTCGGGGATTCCGGCTCCCATCGCCGCCTGCCGCGCCGGGTTCTGGCCAGCTCCGGCCGTCAAGACCTGCCCCATAATGACCTCGTCAACCTCTTCCGGCGAAACGGACGCCTCCTGAAGCGCCGCAACAATCACGGCCCGGCCCAGATCATGCGCAGGGGTTTTGGCAAACTGGCCGTTGA from the Rhodospirillales bacterium genome contains:
- a CDS encoding acetyl-CoA C-acetyltransferase, yielding MRAQDPVVIVSAKRTAIGSFNGQFAKTPAHDLGRAVIVAALQEASVSPEEVDEVIMGQVLTAGAGQNPARQAAMGAGIPESKTAFTINQVCGSGLRSVALGAQAILNGDSNIMLCGGQENMSASPHCMHLREGLKMGSGEMRDTMIQDGLWDIFNDYHMGLTAENIAQQYGISREDQDAFAAHSQQKAQAAIEGGRFAAEIVPVPVQVRKEEVLVDKDEFPRAGVTAESLSKLKPVFKKDGTVTAANASGINDGAAVVLLMRASEAKKRGLKPLAGIASWATAGVDPAVMGTGPVPASRKALEKAGWGVEDLDLIESNEAFAAQACCVMKEMAFDAGKTNVNGGAIALGHPIGASGTRVLVTLLHEMARRDAKKGLATLCIGGGMGIAMCVLRDGTMDEWKALS